One stretch of Danio rerio strain Tuebingen ecotype United States chromosome 6, GRCz12tu, whole genome shotgun sequence DNA includes these proteins:
- the wnt6a gene encoding protein Wnt-6 has product MLSKQKHVTWFHVILFTTLIPLQRRVNGNPLVMDPNSICRKTRMLAGRHTDLCQSQPEIIQEVAKGARLGIRECQHQFHNHRWNCTSQGRNLAKILQQDIRETAFVYAVTAAGVMHAVTQACSQGALPQCGCVTLQSSSETYRVSPAEEVLIQASSLHDWHWEWGGCGDDVDFGYEKSRQFMDIRQRKGKSDIRSLIDLHNNEAGRVAIQIQMRTECKCHGLSGSCTLRSCWKKMPLFRQVGDQLMQSFHTAVRVMGGNDGKSLVSIDPDAPPLDANVLIYSAESPDFCKANHRSGTEGTGGRACNRTETGPGGCDSLCCGNGFADFTVEEEENCECRFHWCCEVQCQTCSQRKNVSLCL; this is encoded by the exons ATGCTTTCAAAGCAAAAGCACGTCACCTGGTTCCATGTTATCCTCTTTACGACTCTCATACCTCTGCAAAGAAG GGTGAATGGGAACCCTTTAGTAATGGATCCCAATAGCATCTGCCGTAAAACTAGGATGTTGGCTGGCAGACACACTGACCTGTGCCAGTCTCAGCCTGAGATCATTCAAGAAGTGGCAAAAGGTGCCCGGCTGGGCATACGAGAATGCCAACATCAGTTCCATAACCATCGTTGGAACTGCACCAGTCAGGGCAGAAACCTGGCCAAGATCCTGCAACAAG ATATCCGGGAAACTGCATTTGTGTATGCCGTCACAGCTGCCGGGGTGATGCATGCAGTGACACAGGCCTGCAGCCAGGGAGCGCTGCCTCAGTGTGGCTGTGTGACCCTTCAGAGCTCCTCAGAAACGTACCGCGTCTCCCCAGCAGAGGAAGTGCTCATCCAGGCCTCATCTCTCCATGATTGGCACTGGGAGTGGGGCGGCTGTGGAGACGATGTAGACTTTGGTTATGAAAAGTCTCGTCAGTTCATGGACATCAGGCAGCGAAAGGGCAAGAGCGACATCAGGAGCCTTATTGACCTGCACAACAACGAGGCAGGAAGAGTG GCCATCCAGATACAGATGAGGACGGAGTGTAAATGCCACGGTCTTTCTGGGTCCTGCACTCTCCGCAGCTGCTGGAAGAAGATGCCGCTCTTCCGTCAGGTTGGTGATCAGCTCATGCAGAGCTTCCACACAGCCGTCCGCGTGATGGGTGGCAATGATGGGAAATCGCTGGTGTCCATCGATCCGGATGCTCCCCCCCTCGATGCCAATGTCCTGATCTATTCTGCAGAGTCACCTGACTTCTGCAAAGCCAATCACAGGAGCGGCACAGAGGGCACAGGGGGTCGTGCGTGTAACAGGACAGAGACGGGGCCGGGCGGCTGTGACAGTCTGTGCTGTGGGAATGGGTTCGCGGATTTTACAGTGGAAGAGGAGGAAAACTGTGAGTGTCGCTTTCACTGGTGCTGCGAGGTTCAGTGCCAGACATGCTCTCAGAGGAAGAATGTCAGCCTCTGCTTGTAA